In Chryseobacterium oranimense, a single window of DNA contains:
- a CDS encoding glutathionylspermidine synthase family protein, producing MERIQSQFRKNWQHKLENLGFGYHSLDGLYWDESHYYQFSTEEIDKIESATAELWQMCLEAVDYVIEKNLWDKFNIPEWFRNYIITSWEEDHPSIYGRFDFGFDGKNLKLLEFNADTPTSLYEGSVIQWYWLQELFPYKDQFNSIHEKLVGYWKHLKNYMNPHHIYFASLTNIEDVTNVEYMRDCASQAGFDTEFIPVQDIGWAEDISEFIAEDRSIMEYIFKLYPYEWILADGFGEKLVKNGFRSQWIEPAWKILLSSKAILPVLWEMYPDHPYLLESYFEPRHLKDFAKKPIYSREGANVILHKNNLAVEENDGIYGKEGFIYQQLFDLPNFEGNYPVIGSWVIGQEPAGIGIRESVHLITNNESRFVPHLIG from the coding sequence ATGGAAAGAATTCAGTCACAGTTCAGGAAAAACTGGCAGCATAAACTTGAAAATCTGGGTTTCGGATATCATTCTCTTGACGGGCTTTATTGGGATGAAAGTCATTATTACCAATTCAGCACAGAAGAAATTGATAAGATAGAAAGTGCCACTGCCGAACTATGGCAGATGTGCCTGGAAGCGGTAGATTATGTTATTGAGAAAAATCTTTGGGATAAGTTCAATATTCCTGAATGGTTTCGCAATTATATTATCACAAGCTGGGAAGAAGATCATCCTTCGATCTATGGAAGATTTGATTTCGGTTTTGACGGCAAGAATTTGAAATTGCTTGAATTTAATGCCGATACCCCGACTTCCTTATATGAAGGTTCGGTTATCCAATGGTACTGGCTTCAGGAGCTGTTTCCCTATAAAGATCAGTTCAATTCAATTCATGAGAAACTGGTAGGTTACTGGAAGCATCTTAAGAATTATATGAATCCGCATCATATTTATTTTGCGTCTCTTACCAACATTGAAGATGTTACCAACGTGGAATATATGCGTGATTGTGCTTCACAGGCTGGTTTTGATACGGAATTCATTCCTGTTCAGGATATTGGCTGGGCAGAGGATATTTCTGAATTTATAGCCGAAGACCGTTCCATCATGGAGTATATTTTCAAGCTTTATCCTTATGAATGGATTCTTGCGGACGGTTTTGGAGAAAAACTGGTGAAAAACGGTTTCAGATCCCAATGGATTGAGCCGGCCTGGAAAATTCTTCTTTCTTCAAAAGCTATTCTGCCGGTACTTTGGGAAATGTATCCCGATCATCCTTATTTGCTGGAATCTTATTTTGAACCGCGCCACTTGAAAGATTTTGCCAAAAAACCTATTTACTCAAGAGAAGGGGCAAATGTAATCCTGCACAAAAATAACCTCGCTGTTGAGGAGAATGACGGTATCTATGGCAAAGAAGGTTTTATTTACCAGCAGTTATTTGATCTTCCCAATTTTGAAGGCAATTATCCGGTCATTGGCAGCTGGGTGATAGGGCAGGAGCCCGCCGGTATCGGGATCAGAGAAAGTGTTCACCTGATCACCAATAACGAAAGCCGTTTTGTGCCTCATCTTATCGGTTAA